A portion of the Falco naumanni isolate bFalNau1 chromosome 9, bFalNau1.pat, whole genome shotgun sequence genome contains these proteins:
- the EXOSC1 gene encoding exosome complex component CSL4, which produces MAPPVRYCVPGERLCSTEEATAGSGTYTRHGFIFSSLAGCLEKRSEDSGLPVVSVVRDAESQLLPDVGAMVTCKVCSINSRFAKVHILYVGSTPLKSTFRGTIRREDIRATEKDKVEVYKSFRPGDIVLAKVISLGDAQSNYLLSTAENELGVVVARSEAGVQMVPISWCEMQCPQTHTKDFRKVARVQPQFLQT; this is translated from the exons ATGGCGCCTCCCGTACGGTACTGCGTCCCCG GTGAGCGGCTGTGCAGCACGGAGGAGGCCACGGCTGGCAGCGGGACTTACACCCGGCATGGATTCATCTTCTCCTCGCTGGCTggctgcctggagaagaggagcgAGGACAGTGGG ctgcctgttgtGTCAGTGGTGAGAGATGCTGagtcccagctcctgcctgatGTGGGGGCCATGGTGACATGCAAG GTTTGTAGCATTAACTCTCGCTTCGCCAAGGTGCACATCCTGTACGTTGGTTCCACACCGCTGAAATCCACCTTCCGGGGGACCATACG GAGAGAAGATATTCGAGCCACGGAGAAGGATAAG GTAGAAGTGTACAAGAGTTTCCGCCCCGGTGACATAGTCCTGGCCAAAGTC ATCTCCCTGGGGGACGCACAGTCCAACTACCTGCTGAGCACAGCGGAGAATGAGCTGGGTGTGGTGGTGGCACGCAGCGAGGCAG gggtgCAGATGGTGCCCATCAGCTGGTGCGAGATGCAGTGCCCGCAGACACACACCAAGGACTTCCGTAAGGTGGCCCGTGTGCAGCCCCAGTTCCTGCAGACCTAG
- the ZDHHC16 gene encoding palmitoyltransferase ZDHHC16 isoform X3, producing the protein MPRRSMAGMRSRQRMFAAVMRLLLKCLRLGRRRRFKLVRQAEQLWHYGHLCLRSLLYNSFTNGDVVLDSLFEPVYWLVDHVTRWFGVVFVALVIGLTSSIVAIVYICLLPLILQTYTPAWICWHLAYGHWNLIMIVFHYYMAITTSPGHPPQAKDDLTGVSICRKCIAPKPARTHHCSICNRCVLKMDHHCPWLNNCVGHYNHRYFFSFCLFMTMGCIYCSISGWEMFRDAYAAIETYYQTPPPTFSFRQRAFHKSVVYLWVLCSSVALALGALTLWHAALITRGETSIERHINKKERQRLQKKGKIFRNPYSYGSWDNWKVFLGVDVPRHWLTRVLLPSPHLPHGTGLSWDLPPCVTKQRAPLLAI; encoded by the exons ATGCCAAG GCGCAGCATGGCAGGGATGAGGAGCCGGCAGCGGATGTTTGCGGCGGTGATGCGCCTGCTCCTCAAGTGCCTGCGGCTGGGCCGGCGGCGACGATTTAAGCTGGTGcggcaggcagagcagctgtggcacTACGGGCACCTCTGCCTCCGCTCCCTGCTGTACAACTCCTTCACCAACGGTGACGTGGTGCTTGACTCCCTCTTTGAGCCTGTCTACTGGCTGGTGGACCATGTCACCCGGTGGTTCGGTGTG GTGTTTGTGGCACTGGTGATTGGGCTGACAAGCTCCATCGTGGCCATCGTGTacatctgcctgctgcccctcaTCCTGCAGACCTACACGCCTGCCTGGATCTGCTGGCACCTCGCCTACGGACACTGGAACCTCATCATGATCGTCTTCCACTACTACATGGCTATCACCACCTCACCTGGGCACCCACCGCAG GCCAAGGACGATCTCACTGGCGTCTCCATCTGCAGGAAATGCATTGCCCCCAAGCCAGCTCGCACCCACCACTGCAGCATCTGCAACAG gtGCGTGCTGAAGATGGACCACCACTGCC CCTGGCTAAACAACTGTGTGGGACACTACAACCACCGCTActtcttctccttctgcctGTTCATGACCATGGGCTGCATCTACTGCAGCATCAGCGGCTGGGAGATGTTCCGGGATGCCTACGCAGCCATCGAG ACATACTACCAGACGCCACCACCCACCTTCTCTTTCCGCCAGCGAGCATTCCACAAGAGTGTGGTCTACCTCTGGGTCCTATGCAG CTCGGTTGCACTGGCCCTGGGCGCACTAACACTGTGGCATGCTGCCCTCATCACACGTGGGGAAACCAGCATTGAGCGGCACATCAACaagaaggagaggcagagactTCAGAAGAAAGGCAAG ATCTTCAGGAACCCCTACAGTTACGGCAGCTGGGATAACTGGAAGGTGTTCCTGGGTGTGGACGTGCCACG gCACTGGCTTACCCGTGTCCTGCTGCCCTCTCCTCACCTGCCCCACGGGACAGGCCTGAGCTGGGACCTGCCTCCCTGCGTGACCAAGCAGCGTGCACCACTCCTGGCCATCTGA
- the ZDHHC16 gene encoding palmitoyltransferase ZDHHC16 isoform X1, which translates to MPRRSMAGMRSRQRMFAAVMRLLLKCLRLGRRRRFKLVRQAEQLWHYGHLCLRSLLYNSFTNGDVVLDSLFEPVYWLVDHVTRWFGVVFVALVIGLTSSIVAIVYICLLPLILQTYTPAWICWHLAYGHWNLIMIVFHYYMAITTSPGHPPQAKDDLTGVSICRKCIAPKPARTHHCSICNRCVLKMDHHCPWLNNCVGHYNHRYFFSFCLFMTMGCIYCSISGWEMFRDAYAAIERMKLLEKERLQVAANQTYYQTPPPTFSFRQRAFHKSVVYLWVLCSSVALALGALTLWHAALITRGETSIERHINKKERQRLQKKGKVSAAHRAGGLAEAEPDMMCVSPPPLQIFRNPYSYGSWDNWKVFLGVDVPRHWLTRVLLPSPHLPHGTGLSWDLPPCVTKQRAPLLAI; encoded by the exons ATGCCAAG GCGCAGCATGGCAGGGATGAGGAGCCGGCAGCGGATGTTTGCGGCGGTGATGCGCCTGCTCCTCAAGTGCCTGCGGCTGGGCCGGCGGCGACGATTTAAGCTGGTGcggcaggcagagcagctgtggcacTACGGGCACCTCTGCCTCCGCTCCCTGCTGTACAACTCCTTCACCAACGGTGACGTGGTGCTTGACTCCCTCTTTGAGCCTGTCTACTGGCTGGTGGACCATGTCACCCGGTGGTTCGGTGTG GTGTTTGTGGCACTGGTGATTGGGCTGACAAGCTCCATCGTGGCCATCGTGTacatctgcctgctgcccctcaTCCTGCAGACCTACACGCCTGCCTGGATCTGCTGGCACCTCGCCTACGGACACTGGAACCTCATCATGATCGTCTTCCACTACTACATGGCTATCACCACCTCACCTGGGCACCCACCGCAG GCCAAGGACGATCTCACTGGCGTCTCCATCTGCAGGAAATGCATTGCCCCCAAGCCAGCTCGCACCCACCACTGCAGCATCTGCAACAG gtGCGTGCTGAAGATGGACCACCACTGCC CCTGGCTAAACAACTGTGTGGGACACTACAACCACCGCTActtcttctccttctgcctGTTCATGACCATGGGCTGCATCTACTGCAGCATCAGCGGCTGGGAGATGTTCCGGGATGCCTACGCAGCCATCGAG AGAATGAAACTGCTTGAGAAGGAGAGACTGCAGGTGGCTGCCAACCAG ACATACTACCAGACGCCACCACCCACCTTCTCTTTCCGCCAGCGAGCATTCCACAAGAGTGTGGTCTACCTCTGGGTCCTATGCAG CTCGGTTGCACTGGCCCTGGGCGCACTAACACTGTGGCATGCTGCCCTCATCACACGTGGGGAAACCAGCATTGAGCGGCACATCAACaagaaggagaggcagagactTCAGAAGAAAGGCAAGGTGAGCGCAGCCCACAGAGCGGGAGGGCTGGCTGAGGCAGAGCCAGACATGATGTGTGTCTCCCCCCCACCACTGCAGATCTTCAGGAACCCCTACAGTTACGGCAGCTGGGATAACTGGAAGGTGTTCCTGGGTGTGGACGTGCCACG gCACTGGCTTACCCGTGTCCTGCTGCCCTCTCCTCACCTGCCCCACGGGACAGGCCTGAGCTGGGACCTGCCTCCCTGCGTGACCAAGCAGCGTGCACCACTCCTGGCCATCTGA
- the ZDHHC16 gene encoding palmitoyltransferase ZDHHC16 isoform X2: MAGMRSRQRMFAAVMRLLLKCLRLGRRRRFKLVRQAEQLWHYGHLCLRSLLYNSFTNGDVVLDSLFEPVYWLVDHVTRWFGVVFVALVIGLTSSIVAIVYICLLPLILQTYTPAWICWHLAYGHWNLIMIVFHYYMAITTSPGHPPQAKDDLTGVSICRKCIAPKPARTHHCSICNRCVLKMDHHCPWLNNCVGHYNHRYFFSFCLFMTMGCIYCSISGWEMFRDAYAAIERMKLLEKERLQVAANQTYYQTPPPTFSFRQRAFHKSVVYLWVLCSSVALALGALTLWHAALITRGETSIERHINKKERQRLQKKGKVSAAHRAGGLAEAEPDMMCVSPPPLQIFRNPYSYGSWDNWKVFLGVDVPRHWLTRVLLPSPHLPHGTGLSWDLPPCVTKQRAPLLAI, translated from the exons ATGGCAGGGATGAGGAGCCGGCAGCGGATGTTTGCGGCGGTGATGCGCCTGCTCCTCAAGTGCCTGCGGCTGGGCCGGCGGCGACGATTTAAGCTGGTGcggcaggcagagcagctgtggcacTACGGGCACCTCTGCCTCCGCTCCCTGCTGTACAACTCCTTCACCAACGGTGACGTGGTGCTTGACTCCCTCTTTGAGCCTGTCTACTGGCTGGTGGACCATGTCACCCGGTGGTTCGGTGTG GTGTTTGTGGCACTGGTGATTGGGCTGACAAGCTCCATCGTGGCCATCGTGTacatctgcctgctgcccctcaTCCTGCAGACCTACACGCCTGCCTGGATCTGCTGGCACCTCGCCTACGGACACTGGAACCTCATCATGATCGTCTTCCACTACTACATGGCTATCACCACCTCACCTGGGCACCCACCGCAG GCCAAGGACGATCTCACTGGCGTCTCCATCTGCAGGAAATGCATTGCCCCCAAGCCAGCTCGCACCCACCACTGCAGCATCTGCAACAG gtGCGTGCTGAAGATGGACCACCACTGCC CCTGGCTAAACAACTGTGTGGGACACTACAACCACCGCTActtcttctccttctgcctGTTCATGACCATGGGCTGCATCTACTGCAGCATCAGCGGCTGGGAGATGTTCCGGGATGCCTACGCAGCCATCGAG AGAATGAAACTGCTTGAGAAGGAGAGACTGCAGGTGGCTGCCAACCAG ACATACTACCAGACGCCACCACCCACCTTCTCTTTCCGCCAGCGAGCATTCCACAAGAGTGTGGTCTACCTCTGGGTCCTATGCAG CTCGGTTGCACTGGCCCTGGGCGCACTAACACTGTGGCATGCTGCCCTCATCACACGTGGGGAAACCAGCATTGAGCGGCACATCAACaagaaggagaggcagagactTCAGAAGAAAGGCAAGGTGAGCGCAGCCCACAGAGCGGGAGGGCTGGCTGAGGCAGAGCCAGACATGATGTGTGTCTCCCCCCCACCACTGCAGATCTTCAGGAACCCCTACAGTTACGGCAGCTGGGATAACTGGAAGGTGTTCCTGGGTGTGGACGTGCCACG gCACTGGCTTACCCGTGTCCTGCTGCCCTCTCCTCACCTGCCCCACGGGACAGGCCTGAGCTGGGACCTGCCTCCCTGCGTGACCAAGCAGCGTGCACCACTCCTGGCCATCTGA
- the MMS19 gene encoding MMS19 nucleotide excision repair protein homolog isoform X1, whose translation MAAAGVGAAALAASVQAFVAGQQDGRAAEVAAGVKDGSWTVLQLVEALGSCLESTDPRTRGRGIQLLSQVLLQCYSLLQEKEVLHLVLFYENRLQDHHLVIPSVLQGLRALSMCEVLSSGLSVSVLKAIFQEVHVQSLLQLDRHTVYSIITNFMSTREEELKGLGADFTFGFIQVMDGEKDPRNLLVAFQIVRDLIAKNYALGPFVEELFEVTSCYFPIDFTPPPNDPHGIQREDLILSLRAVLTSTPQFAEFLLPLLIEKMDSDLQSAKLDSLQTLTACCAIYGQKELQEFLPSLWSSLRREVFQTASEKVEAECLAALHALSACLSRSVLSSDTEDLLDSFLSSILQDCRHHLCEPDMKLVWPSAKLLQAVAGASLRAYHHVTRSVLPLLLEQYSKHSQSSQRRTILEMLLGFLELQQKWGHVEEDESTLLSLRAPVCSVVFSALTDPSVQLQLVGIKALTVLGSLQGFLSPSDLELVVDHLIHLALREEDSQSSEAAMEAAGSLAPVYPKVFSGRMVPRLEEELQSEREQESSRDHCSLRQRCLQALAAVSTHTSIVRETVPVLLQHLWKVHKGSEAGNAQDIVSVCQSLHRVALQCQQDAEGCWYYHQTVVPCLLAMAVQAAMQESTHPLLGKALLEEEVLAAMVPVISAATTHLSPELAAQSVSHVVPLFLDGEVSFLPQNSFPCSFQPFEDGECLEAQRRLVALLMALVCSLPRNVAIPQQERLLRELLALSCSCNCPFTATTAAKCFAGLVNKHPAGQQLDEILQLAVNRMEPSLAEGPRRTQALTLLLWVTKALVLRYHPLSSHLTDKLLGLLGDAELGPAVADGFSLLMAKSPDVLHKGCHADVRIMFRQRFFTDNVPKLVQGFYKAGPDVKANYLKGLSHVLNHLPKPVLVTELPTLLSLLLEALSCSDHVVQLSTLSCLQPLLLEAPQIMSLHIDTLVTKFLSLTSSPTMAVRIAALRCAHALTSLPTTVLLPYKARVIRALAKPLDDKKRLVRKEAVAARGEWFLLGSPGR comes from the exons GGGTGAAGGATGGAAGCTGGACGGTGCTGCAGCTTGTGGAAGCTTTGGG GTCTTGTCTGGAGAGCACAGATCCTCGGACACGAGGGCGAGGCATCCAGCTGCTGTCACAAGTCCTGCTCCAGTGTTActccctgctccaggagaaGGAAG TGCTGCATCTGGTCCTGTTCTATGAGAACCGGCTGCAAGATCATCACCTTGTGATCCCCTCGGTGCTCCAAGGACTCCGAGCACTG AGCATGTGTGAGGTGCTGTCCTCAGGGCTATCAGTGTCTGTGCTCAAAGCCATCTTCCAGGAGGTACATGTGCAG tccctcctgcagctggaccGCCACACAGTCTACAGCATCATCACCAACTTCATGAGCACCAGAGAGGAAG agctgaagggCCTGGGTGCCGACTTCACCTTCGGCTTCATCCAGGTGATGGATGGGGAGAAGGATCCCCGCAATCTGTTGGTGGCCTTCCAGATCGTGCGTGATCTCATTGCCAAGAACTATGCCCTGG gtCCCTTTGTGGAGGAGCTGTTTGAAGTTACATCGTGCTACTTCCCCATTGATTTTACTCCA CCCCCCAATGACCCTCATGGCATCCAGAGAGAAGACCTGATCCTGAGCCTCCGGGCCGTACTGACCTCCACGCCCCAATTTGCTGAG ttccttctccctctgctcatTGAGAAGATGGACTCAGACCTCCAAAGTGCCAAGCTTGACTCCCTCCAGACTCTG ACTGCCTGCTGTGCTATCTATGGGcagaaggagctgcaggaaTTCCTTCCCAGCCTCTGGTCTTCGCTGCGCAGGGAG GTGTTCCAGACAGCGAGCGAAAAGGTCGAGGCGGAGTGCCTGGCCGCACTGCATGCCctctctgcctgcctctcccgctctgtgctcagctctgACACCGAGGATCTGCTGGATtccttcctcagcagcatcCTGCAAG ATTGCAGGCACCATCTGTGTGAGCCCGACATGAAGCTGGTGTGGCCCAGTGCCAAACTCCTGCAGGCAGTAGCGGGTGCCTCCCTCCGCGCCTACCACCATGTCACCCGCAGCGTCCTGCCTCTGCTACTGGAGCAGTACAGCAAGCACTCGCAG agcagccagaggaggACAATCTTGGAAATGCTGCTGGGCTTCCTGGAGTTGCAGCAGAAGTGGGGACATGTGGAAGAAG ATGAGAGCACTCTGCTGTCACTCCGAGCCCCGGTTTGCTCTGTGGTGTTCTCAGCGCTAACGGATCCCAGTGTGCAGCTGCAACTGGTTGGGATCAAGGCACTGACTGTCCTGGGCTCCCTGCAAG GCTTCCTGTCTCCCTCTGACCTGGAGCTGGTTGTGGATCACCTCATCCATCTTGCTCTGCGTGAGGAGGATTCCCAGAGCAG CGAAGCAGCGATGGAGGCAGCTGGATCTCTGGCTCCTGTCTACCCAAAGGTTTTCTCTGGACGCATGGTACCCAGGCTTGAAGAGGAGCTGCAGTCAG AGCGGGAGCAGGAGAGCTCCCGTGACCACTGCTCCCTgcggcagcgctgcctgcaggCCCTGGCAGCTGTGTCCACCCACACCAGCATTGTGAGGGAGActgtccctgtcctgctgcagcatctctggAAGGTGCACAAAG GGAGCGAGGCCGGGAATGCTCAAGACATTGTGTCTGTGTGCCAGAGCCTGCACCGTGTGgccctgcagtgccagcaggaCGCGGAAGGCTGCTGGTACTACCACCAGACAGTggtgccctgcctgctggccaTGGCTGTGCAGGCTGCCATGCAAG AGAGCACCCACCCGCTGCTGGGCAAGGcgctgctggaggaagaggtGCTGGCTGCCATGGTCCCAGTCATCAGCGCTGCTACCACTCACCTGAGCCCTGA GCTGGCTGCCCAGAGCGTGTCTCATGTGGTGCCCCTCTTCCTGGATGGAGAGGTCTCCTTCCTGCCCCAGAACAGTTTTCcctgctccttccagcccttcgAG GACGGGGAGTGCTTGGAGGCACAGAGACGCCTGGTTGCCCTCCTCATGGCCCTTGTCTGCTCCTTGCCCCGCAAT GTGGCTATTCCTCAGCAGGAACGTCTGCTCCGGGAGCTGCTGGCgctgagctgctcctgcaaCTGCCCCTTCACAGCTACCACAGCTGCCAAGTGCTTTGCAGGGCTGGTGAACAAGCACCCGGCAG ggcagcagctggatgaGATCTTGCAGCTTGCAGTGAACAGGATGGAGCCCAGCCTTGCAGAAGGGCCCCGCCGAACGCAGGCACTcaccctgctgctctgg gTCACCAAAGCCCTGGTGCTGCGCTATCACCCCCTGAGCTCCCACCTGACGGACAAG CTGCTGGGCCTGCTGGGTGATGCGGAGCTGGGCCCTGCCGTGGCTGACGGCTTCTCCCTGCTCATGGCCAAGTCCCCAGATGTGCTGCACAAGGGCTGCCACGCAGACGTGCGCATCATGTTCCGCCAGCGCTTCTTCACTGACAACGTCCCCAAGCTGGTGCAGGGCTTCTACAAGGCTGGCCCTG ACGTGAAGGCCAATTACCTGAAGGGCCTGTCCCATGTGCTCAACCACCTCCCCAAACCTGTGCTGGTGACGGAGCTACCCACG ctgctttccctcctgcttgaggccttgtcctgcTCGGACCACGTGGTGCAGCTCTCCACGCTGAGCTGCCTCCAGCCGCTGCTGCTTGAAGCTCCCCAGATCATGAGCCTGCACATTGATACATTGGTCACCAAGTTCCTCAGCCtcacctccagccccaccaTG GCTGTCCGCATTGCCGCCCTGCGCTGTGCCCATGCACTTACCAGCTTGCCCACAACAGTG CTGCTCCCATACAAGGCCCGAGTTATTCGGGCGCTGGCCAAGCCTTTGGATGACAAGAAGAGGCTGGTACGGAAGGAGGCAGTGGCAGCACGGGGGGAATG GTTCTTGCTGGGGAGTCCGGGCAGGTGA
- the ZDHHC16 gene encoding palmitoyltransferase ZDHHC16 isoform X4, with amino-acid sequence MPRRSMAGMRSRQRMFAAVMRLLLKCLRLGRRRRFKLVRQAEQLWHYGHLCLRSLLYNSFTNGDVVLDSLFEPVYWLVDHVTRWFGVTYTPAWICWHLAYGHWNLIMIVFHYYMAITTSPGHPPQAKDDLTGVSICRKCIAPKPARTHHCSICNRCVLKMDHHCPWLNNCVGHYNHRYFFSFCLFMTMGCIYCSISGWEMFRDAYAAIERMKLLEKERLQVAANQTYYQTPPPTFSFRQRAFHKSVVYLWVLCSSVALALGALTLWHAALITRGETSIERHINKKERQRLQKKGKIFRNPYSYGSWDNWKVFLGVDVPRHWLTRVLLPSPHLPHGTGLSWDLPPCVTKQRAPLLAI; translated from the exons ATGCCAAG GCGCAGCATGGCAGGGATGAGGAGCCGGCAGCGGATGTTTGCGGCGGTGATGCGCCTGCTCCTCAAGTGCCTGCGGCTGGGCCGGCGGCGACGATTTAAGCTGGTGcggcaggcagagcagctgtggcacTACGGGCACCTCTGCCTCCGCTCCCTGCTGTACAACTCCTTCACCAACGGTGACGTGGTGCTTGACTCCCTCTTTGAGCCTGTCTACTGGCTGGTGGACCATGTCACCCGGTGGTTCGGTGTG ACCTACACGCCTGCCTGGATCTGCTGGCACCTCGCCTACGGACACTGGAACCTCATCATGATCGTCTTCCACTACTACATGGCTATCACCACCTCACCTGGGCACCCACCGCAG GCCAAGGACGATCTCACTGGCGTCTCCATCTGCAGGAAATGCATTGCCCCCAAGCCAGCTCGCACCCACCACTGCAGCATCTGCAACAG gtGCGTGCTGAAGATGGACCACCACTGCC CCTGGCTAAACAACTGTGTGGGACACTACAACCACCGCTActtcttctccttctgcctGTTCATGACCATGGGCTGCATCTACTGCAGCATCAGCGGCTGGGAGATGTTCCGGGATGCCTACGCAGCCATCGAG AGAATGAAACTGCTTGAGAAGGAGAGACTGCAGGTGGCTGCCAACCAG ACATACTACCAGACGCCACCACCCACCTTCTCTTTCCGCCAGCGAGCATTCCACAAGAGTGTGGTCTACCTCTGGGTCCTATGCAG CTCGGTTGCACTGGCCCTGGGCGCACTAACACTGTGGCATGCTGCCCTCATCACACGTGGGGAAACCAGCATTGAGCGGCACATCAACaagaaggagaggcagagactTCAGAAGAAAGGCAAG ATCTTCAGGAACCCCTACAGTTACGGCAGCTGGGATAACTGGAAGGTGTTCCTGGGTGTGGACGTGCCACG gCACTGGCTTACCCGTGTCCTGCTGCCCTCTCCTCACCTGCCCCACGGGACAGGCCTGAGCTGGGACCTGCCTCCCTGCGTGACCAAGCAGCGTGCACCACTCCTGGCCATCTGA
- the MMS19 gene encoding MMS19 nucleotide excision repair protein homolog isoform X2 has product MKLVWPSAKLLQAVAGASLRAYHHVTRSVLPLLLEQYSKHSQSSQRRTILEMLLGFLELQQKWGHVEEDESTLLSLRAPVCSVVFSALTDPSVQLQLVGIKALTVLGSLQGFLSPSDLELVVDHLIHLALREEDSQSSEAAMEAAGSLAPVYPKVFSGRMVPRLEEELQSEREQESSRDHCSLRQRCLQALAAVSTHTSIVRETVPVLLQHLWKVHKGSEAGNAQDIVSVCQSLHRVALQCQQDAEGCWYYHQTVVPCLLAMAVQAAMQESTHPLLGKALLEEEVLAAMVPVISAATTHLSPELAAQSVSHVVPLFLDGEVSFLPQNSFPCSFQPFEDGECLEAQRRLVALLMALVCSLPRNVAIPQQERLLRELLALSCSCNCPFTATTAAKCFAGLVNKHPAGQQLDEILQLAVNRMEPSLAEGPRRTQALTLLLWVTKALVLRYHPLSSHLTDKLLGLLGDAELGPAVADGFSLLMAKSPDVLHKGCHADVRIMFRQRFFTDNVPKLVQGFYKAGPDVKANYLKGLSHVLNHLPKPVLVTELPTLLSLLLEALSCSDHVVQLSTLSCLQPLLLEAPQIMSLHIDTLVTKFLSLTSSPTMAVRIAALRCAHALTSLPTTVLLPYKARVIRALAKPLDDKKRLVRKEAVAARGEWFLLGSPGR; this is encoded by the exons ATGAAGCTGGTGTGGCCCAGTGCCAAACTCCTGCAGGCAGTAGCGGGTGCCTCCCTCCGCGCCTACCACCATGTCACCCGCAGCGTCCTGCCTCTGCTACTGGAGCAGTACAGCAAGCACTCGCAG agcagccagaggaggACAATCTTGGAAATGCTGCTGGGCTTCCTGGAGTTGCAGCAGAAGTGGGGACATGTGGAAGAAG ATGAGAGCACTCTGCTGTCACTCCGAGCCCCGGTTTGCTCTGTGGTGTTCTCAGCGCTAACGGATCCCAGTGTGCAGCTGCAACTGGTTGGGATCAAGGCACTGACTGTCCTGGGCTCCCTGCAAG GCTTCCTGTCTCCCTCTGACCTGGAGCTGGTTGTGGATCACCTCATCCATCTTGCTCTGCGTGAGGAGGATTCCCAGAGCAG CGAAGCAGCGATGGAGGCAGCTGGATCTCTGGCTCCTGTCTACCCAAAGGTTTTCTCTGGACGCATGGTACCCAGGCTTGAAGAGGAGCTGCAGTCAG AGCGGGAGCAGGAGAGCTCCCGTGACCACTGCTCCCTgcggcagcgctgcctgcaggCCCTGGCAGCTGTGTCCACCCACACCAGCATTGTGAGGGAGActgtccctgtcctgctgcagcatctctggAAGGTGCACAAAG GGAGCGAGGCCGGGAATGCTCAAGACATTGTGTCTGTGTGCCAGAGCCTGCACCGTGTGgccctgcagtgccagcaggaCGCGGAAGGCTGCTGGTACTACCACCAGACAGTggtgccctgcctgctggccaTGGCTGTGCAGGCTGCCATGCAAG AGAGCACCCACCCGCTGCTGGGCAAGGcgctgctggaggaagaggtGCTGGCTGCCATGGTCCCAGTCATCAGCGCTGCTACCACTCACCTGAGCCCTGA GCTGGCTGCCCAGAGCGTGTCTCATGTGGTGCCCCTCTTCCTGGATGGAGAGGTCTCCTTCCTGCCCCAGAACAGTTTTCcctgctccttccagcccttcgAG GACGGGGAGTGCTTGGAGGCACAGAGACGCCTGGTTGCCCTCCTCATGGCCCTTGTCTGCTCCTTGCCCCGCAAT GTGGCTATTCCTCAGCAGGAACGTCTGCTCCGGGAGCTGCTGGCgctgagctgctcctgcaaCTGCCCCTTCACAGCTACCACAGCTGCCAAGTGCTTTGCAGGGCTGGTGAACAAGCACCCGGCAG ggcagcagctggatgaGATCTTGCAGCTTGCAGTGAACAGGATGGAGCCCAGCCTTGCAGAAGGGCCCCGCCGAACGCAGGCACTcaccctgctgctctgg gTCACCAAAGCCCTGGTGCTGCGCTATCACCCCCTGAGCTCCCACCTGACGGACAAG CTGCTGGGCCTGCTGGGTGATGCGGAGCTGGGCCCTGCCGTGGCTGACGGCTTCTCCCTGCTCATGGCCAAGTCCCCAGATGTGCTGCACAAGGGCTGCCACGCAGACGTGCGCATCATGTTCCGCCAGCGCTTCTTCACTGACAACGTCCCCAAGCTGGTGCAGGGCTTCTACAAGGCTGGCCCTG ACGTGAAGGCCAATTACCTGAAGGGCCTGTCCCATGTGCTCAACCACCTCCCCAAACCTGTGCTGGTGACGGAGCTACCCACG ctgctttccctcctgcttgaggccttgtcctgcTCGGACCACGTGGTGCAGCTCTCCACGCTGAGCTGCCTCCAGCCGCTGCTGCTTGAAGCTCCCCAGATCATGAGCCTGCACATTGATACATTGGTCACCAAGTTCCTCAGCCtcacctccagccccaccaTG GCTGTCCGCATTGCCGCCCTGCGCTGTGCCCATGCACTTACCAGCTTGCCCACAACAGTG CTGCTCCCATACAAGGCCCGAGTTATTCGGGCGCTGGCCAAGCCTTTGGATGACAAGAAGAGGCTGGTACGGAAGGAGGCAGTGGCAGCACGGGGGGAATG GTTCTTGCTGGGGAGTCCGGGCAGGTGA